A single region of the Amphiura filiformis chromosome 7, Afil_fr2py, whole genome shotgun sequence genome encodes:
- the LOC140156299 gene encoding uncharacterized protein isoform X1, protein MFIRWMQNNAFWGLLCLSGLVTINLVHTSSKRGVAISSKRYMCEDVDQFTNTGWWYDWGVSSAYHTEIYNCTNPLKGNRIPMIWGWSKDPAKRFQFSERSEYVLGFNEPNHPNQAYMSPQEAAKRWKDLEAAGKANGAIYFVSPAAAPGGDDYIQWFDKFFALCKGCQIDFLATHSYKCKATGATGVMNFLTSLWERYGKKIWLTEFACPTLMMPTSNLII, encoded by the exons CTTTCTGGGGCTTACTTTGTCTGTCAGGTTTAGTTACTATAAACTTGGTGCACACATCTTCCAAGAGAGGGGTTGCCATTTCATCGAAGCGCTACATGTGTGAGGATGTGGACCAGTTCACAAACACCGGATGGTG GTATGATTGGGGAGTTTCGAGTGCCTACCACACAGAAATATATAATTGTACCAACCCATTAAAAGGAAACCGTATCCCGATGATTTGGGGATGGAGCAAAGATCCTGCAAAGCGGTTCCAATTCTCAGAACGATCTGAGTACGTACTCGGGTTTAACGAGCCAAACCACCCCAATCAAGCATACATGTCACCACAGGAAGCTGCCAAACGTTGGAAAGACCTAGAAGCAGCTGGGAAAGCAAATGGTGCAATATATTTTGTGAGTCCAGCCGCGGCACCTGGCGGCGATGATTACATTCAATGGTTCGATAAGTTTTTCGCACTCTGTAAAGGTTGTCAAATAGACTTTCTTGCCACTCATTCATATAAATGCAAAGCCACTGGAGCCACTGGAGTTATGAATTTTCTCACCAGTTTATGGGAGAGATACGGTAAGAAAATTTGGTTGACGGAGTTTGCCTGCCCCACACTAATGATGCCAACAAGCAACTTAATTATATGA